ATTACGCTTATCCCTATTCACGATCTTATCCAAGGGACCAAGAATTCAATCTTCCCAATTACATTATTgggaatatataaataaatatttgacttacttacaattatatttttaattttttaattatatttatttgtcattttgattttataatttgttaggTTTGTAAATTGGTCGTccactttttttaattctttcattttaaaataaatttgatcagAATTTCTAAAGTTGGCCAGAAAGTGATATCTGTCAATTATGTGCTGATGACTATAATTAATTCCAGGACTAATATGTTAAATGATTATAGTTGTTGGACTAAACTTGCAATTAAGCCTAAACAATTTCATTGAATCCagagtattaattattaccttaaacatatattcatatttttaaggaTCTAAAACTACAAttgttttttctaatttaatttgagacAGCAGGCCAACTGTAGTGATTGGAAATGGTACATTTCAGCGTCACTTTATCATCTCGTGGGGCGAAGACCGAGCCCGAATGCTGGAGGACGGCGAGCTTCTTACCCTTTCCCTCGACAGACTGTCTGGCTCAGGCTTCGAGTCTAAGAAAGAATTGTTGTTTGGTAAGATCGACATGCAAATCAAGCTCATCCCTGGAAACTCCGCAGGCACTGTCACAACTTATTATGTAAGATTTGTACACACTGCATTGACCCAtatgtttttgaaaattcttatccGAATTAGATTTGGCAGAATCAAACTAATCGCAGAACAAGCGTGACACACTGTTATGTGATCGGTCACTTTCGTTACCGCAAAAATGTATtgtacttatcatataattaatctaaataTGATCAGCTCCGatctgaattaaaattttgctatGCTTGTTAATTAGTACAATCTTAAActattaattacttatatGTGAATGTTTGTAATAATGTGATCTCAGATGTCATCAGAAGGAGAGCACCGCGATGAGATAGACTTTGAGTTTCTTGGAAATTCAAGTGGTAATCCCTACACTCTCCACACAAATGTGTACACACAAGGCAAAGGTGATAGAGAACAGCAATTCTTCCTGTGGTTCGACCCGACACAAGATTTTCATACATATTCCATTCTCTGGAACCCCAAATGCATTATGTaaggaaaatttaaattctttcctCTTCAAACTACCCATTAATTATACTCTAgacgaaaaaaatatatattaatcgatagaaattttattctgtcagtgtaataattttatagttctAATAGTGATAATAAGTGATAGATATATAGTAACGAGTTGgtgacaataataataattatgagcATTGATTATTAATAGTGACAACTTACACAAATTTTCGTTACTaataagtttttgaaaattaattttgacaactttaaaattatcatgtaACAATGTTTTGTGAGTACTATTACCTTTTATTGCAGTGATACTCACGTTACGTTTTAACAATTTCTCTAGTTTTCTTTCAGGTTCTATGTCGACGACATACCCATACGGGTATTCAAGAACATGGAGAAATTAGGCGTTCCGTTCCCCAAAGATCAGCCGATGAGAATATATTCGAGTGTGTGGAATGCGGATGACTGGGCTACACAGGGTGGCCGGGTTAAAACTAATTGGTCATTAGGACCATTCACTGCATCGTACCGAAATTTCTCGGTAGATGGTTGCATTTGGTCGTACAGGACAAGAAGTTCGTCCTGCAATTCTACTGATTTTTCGACGAAACCTATGCTAAAAGTGGAGATGGACAGGAGAAACAGGGAGAGGTTGAAGAGGGTACGAAGGGAACACATGGTATATGATTACTGCAGGGATAAATGGAGGTTTCCTAAGGGCCCTGGTCCCGAATGCAGGGTTAATAATTAGACAGGGGGAATAGTGTTTCTGtccaatttatttcttgaatttttcaggATTTTGTCCCCACTTCGACACTCTTATGATGtacattaattttgttgtgatGCGGAATTTGATTGTGTTAATAAGTTGTAATGGAGTGgaagtgataaaattttataatttggtatttggattaaagtttttttatttgagtaaAGAATTTGGATAAGATATCTCGAATTACTCTATagataaagaatttaaaaattgtcaacattcgaaaaaatataatttaaaaatagaattaaaaaattttgaattctttaaatttctaatgatCCAAACAAGTTCAAAGAATATTAATCCAAATGCACTGTAAAGTAATCTGAGGGGTAGGGGGGGGGAGGGATATCAACCTTATGATTCAAAATAGATAACAATGATCTTATGTCAGTTTTGCAAGTATTTGAATGATAACATTTtactttacataaaatatacaaaatattaaagtatacAAGCAATAatgtgataaaatattaaataaaaaggaaagcaTAGAAAgtttaaagataattttttttttttaaagaaacgTCTAGATAATGTTCGAAGCAGTGGAGTTTCGTAATAAACAGTGACTATTCACAATACAATC
The window above is part of the Sesamum indicum cultivar Zhongzhi No. 13 linkage group LG2, S_indicum_v1.0, whole genome shotgun sequence genome. Proteins encoded here:
- the LOC105155676 gene encoding xyloglucan endotransglucosylase/hydrolase protein 24-like isoform X2, which produces MTKPMVGALRSRINPQQPRSHKLFLPYLGFIIFSAIFVFKVDVIISQTISVARRNVETITRPTVVIGNGTFQRHFIISWGEDRARMLEDGELLTLSLDRLSGSGFESKKELLFGKIDMQIKLIPGNSAGTVTTYYMSSEGEHRDEIDFEFLGNSSGNPYTLHTNVYTQGKGDREQQFFLWFDPTQDFHTYSILWNPKCIMFYVDDIPIRVFKNMEKLGVPFPKDQPMRIYSSVWNADDWATQGGRVKTNWSLGPFTASYRNFSVDGCIWSYRTRSSSCNSTDFSTKPMLKVEMDRRNRERLKRVRREHMVYDYCRDKWRFPKGPGPECRVNN
- the LOC105155676 gene encoding xyloglucan endotransglucosylase/hydrolase protein 24-like isoform X1, yielding MTKPMVGALRSRINPQQPRSHKLFLPYLGFIIFSAIFVFKVDVIISQTISVARRNVETITSRPTVVIGNGTFQRHFIISWGEDRARMLEDGELLTLSLDRLSGSGFESKKELLFGKIDMQIKLIPGNSAGTVTTYYMSSEGEHRDEIDFEFLGNSSGNPYTLHTNVYTQGKGDREQQFFLWFDPTQDFHTYSILWNPKCIMFYVDDIPIRVFKNMEKLGVPFPKDQPMRIYSSVWNADDWATQGGRVKTNWSLGPFTASYRNFSVDGCIWSYRTRSSSCNSTDFSTKPMLKVEMDRRNRERLKRVRREHMVYDYCRDKWRFPKGPGPECRVNN